The Polynucleobacter sp. MWH-CaK5 region AGCGGCCCTGAGTTTGCGCAATGCGCAAAGATTGTTTCAATGAAGATTCAATGCGTTCAAAAATCTGCAAGATTCTTTCTTGCAAACGCTCATCTTCAAGCCATAAAGCATCGCCCAATAACACCCGAATCATTCCTGGGTTCTTTTCTCCAAAACCCAATAACAACATCAAAATTTCTTGAGCTTGGCGATCACCTGCTTCTTCACGCTCTGTGATTTGATTGATCAAGCCAAAAATAGTTTGTTCAATAAAAGCAATCAGCCCCTCAAACATCTGCGCCTTGCTAGCAAAATGTCGGTACAAAGCTGCTTCAGAAACCTCTAGCTTTGCAGCCAAAGCAGCAGTGGTCACGCGATCACCCTTTGGGCTTTCTAACATTTCTGCCAATACTTGCAAAATTTGTATTCTTCGCTCGCCCGGGCGAGGACGTTTACGAACTGGAGCCGATGCTGTGCTCTCGGCTTCGTCAGAGATGGGCATTTGATTAAATGGTGAGTTCATTTGAGTTTTTGCCAACTTTTAAATAAGTGATGCATTGATTGTACTTCCAGAGACACGC contains the following coding sequences:
- the slmA gene encoding nucleoid occlusion factor SlmA; translation: MNSPFNQMPISDEAESTASAPVRKRPRPGERRIQILQVLAEMLESPKGDRVTTAALAAKLEVSEAALYRHFASKAQMFEGLIAFIEQTIFGLINQITEREEAGDRQAQEILMLLLGFGEKNPGMIRVLLGDALWLEDERLQERILQIFERIESSLKQSLRIAQTQGRLTQSSDGQEVSARAAMMMSYVVGRWHRYARSGFKKSPTEFNELPMRVLFSA